A genomic stretch from Dethiosulfovibrio faecalis includes:
- the dapD gene encoding 2,3,4,5-tetrahydropyridine-2,6-dicarboxylate N-acetyltransferase, with the protein MRTEEVIRLIKESVKKTPVRVFLSGKLDGLNWGDLRFVGGSEFGVVKGDRAEVMAFLEANSDRIDDFEVEVEARNSAVPMADLTRYEARIEPGAIIRDMVEIDRGAVVMMGAVINIGAVIGEGTMIDMNAVLGGRATVGKNCHIGAGAVLAGVIEPPSALPVVVEDDVLVGANAVIFEGVRVGARSVVAAGAIVTKDVPPGVVVAGIPARVVKDVDAQTADKTRIVADLREL; encoded by the coding sequence ATGCGCACTGAAGAGGTGATCCGACTAATAAAGGAGTCGGTCAAGAAAACGCCGGTCAGGGTTTTTCTCTCCGGCAAACTGGATGGGCTGAACTGGGGCGATCTCCGTTTCGTCGGAGGATCCGAGTTCGGCGTCGTCAAGGGAGACAGAGCCGAGGTTATGGCCTTTTTGGAGGCCAACTCGGACCGCATCGACGATTTCGAGGTCGAGGTCGAGGCCAGAAACTCGGCCGTGCCGATGGCGGACCTGACCAGATACGAGGCCAGAATAGAGCCCGGTGCGATCATCCGCGATATGGTGGAGATAGACAGAGGGGCCGTCGTCATGATGGGGGCTGTCATAAACATCGGAGCGGTGATAGGAGAGGGCACCATGATAGACATGAACGCCGTGCTTGGAGGTCGGGCCACGGTGGGGAAGAACTGTCATATCGGTGCCGGAGCGGTGCTGGCCGGAGTCATAGAGCCCCCTAGCGCCCTGCCTGTGGTGGTGGAGGACGACGTCCTGGTGGGGGCCAACGCCGTCATATTCGAGGGAGTGAGGGTCGGAGCCCGTTCTGTGGTGGCGGCCGGAGCCATAGTCACCAAGGACGTTCCTCCCGGAGTAGTGGTGGCCGGTATCCCAGCCAGGGTGGTAAAGGACGTGGATGCCCAGACCGCCGATAAAACCCGCATAGTGGCGGATCTGAGGGAACTTTAG
- a CDS encoding 4-hydroxy-tetrahydrodipicolinate reductase, translating to MKYGITGASGRMGRELLEVFGPDDCVATVSLEDEAVLDRPEVMVDFSRPEALERTMGICREYRSALVLGTTALKERHFEALADLARTVPVVQGYNFSMGIGLLKMVLRDYSAALDDWDVEICETHHVHKVDAPSGTAILLKDAVGRDCPTHSLRLGGVPGDHSVSFANEGEVLSFGHRALSRKVFAMGAYRAARFALDSEPGLYDFEEVVRCALKR from the coding sequence ATGAAGTACGGAATAACCGGGGCATCCGGCCGGATGGGGCGAGAGCTGCTGGAGGTATTCGGCCCGGACGACTGTGTGGCCACAGTGTCCCTGGAGGACGAGGCCGTTCTCGACCGGCCGGAGGTGATGGTCGACTTCTCTCGTCCCGAGGCTCTGGAGAGGACCATGGGCATATGCAGGGAATATCGGTCGGCCCTGGTCCTCGGCACAACGGCGCTGAAGGAGAGGCATTTCGAGGCCCTGGCCGACCTGGCTAGGACCGTACCGGTGGTCCAGGGATACAACTTTTCCATGGGCATCGGACTGTTGAAGATGGTCCTTAGGGATTATTCCGCCGCCCTCGATGACTGGGATGTCGAGATATGCGAGACCCACCACGTACACAAGGTGGACGCCCCTTCCGGTACCGCCATTCTACTTAAAGACGCTGTCGGCAGGGATTGCCCCACCCACTCGCTCAGGCTCGGCGGAGTTCCCGGGGATCACTCCGTATCCTTCGCCAACGAGGGGGAGGTTCTGTCCTTCGGACACAGGGCACTGTCCAGAAAGGTATTCGCCATGGGAGCCTACAGGGCGGCTCGTTTCGCCCTGGATAGCGAGCCGGGACTTTACGATTTCGAGGAGGTCGTTCGATGCGCACTGAAGAGGTGA
- the dapA gene encoding 4-hydroxy-tetrahydrodipicolinate synthase: MFRGTGTALVTPFAEGRFDEESFRRFIEFQIEGGVEALIVLGTTGEAPSVSEEERTEIISCAVAAAAGRVPVIVGTGSNSTDHAVSSSLRAQELGADGVLVVTPYYNKPTQEGLYRHFREVAKAISIPMVIYNVPGRTGCNIHPDTVLRLADLENVAGIKEASGDMAQVDDLIRRVKKVRPEFKVYSGNDDQAFHLVCSGGDGVISVLSNVVPRETSTMIRSVLDEDLPAARKAHMKLFPMMKGLFVETNPIPVKYAVARLGYCSQEIRLPLVPLSEKARDGLDCLMDELGL; the protein is encoded by the coding sequence ATGTTCAGAGGAACCGGAACGGCTTTGGTAACCCCCTTTGCCGAGGGGCGTTTCGACGAGGAATCCTTTCGTCGTTTCATAGAGTTTCAGATAGAGGGCGGTGTGGAGGCCCTGATCGTCCTCGGCACGACAGGGGAGGCTCCTTCGGTCTCCGAGGAGGAGAGGACGGAGATAATCTCCTGTGCCGTCGCTGCTGCGGCAGGCAGGGTCCCTGTGATAGTGGGAACCGGCAGCAACTCGACGGATCATGCGGTGTCGTCCAGCTTGAGGGCCCAGGAGCTGGGAGCGGACGGCGTCTTGGTCGTAACCCCCTATTACAACAAGCCCACACAGGAGGGGCTCTATCGTCATTTTCGGGAGGTGGCCAAGGCCATATCCATACCGATGGTGATATACAACGTCCCGGGACGCACGGGATGCAACATCCATCCCGATACGGTCCTGAGACTGGCGGATCTGGAAAACGTCGCAGGAATCAAGGAGGCCAGCGGCGACATGGCCCAGGTGGACGACCTCATACGGAGGGTCAAGAAGGTCCGTCCGGAGTTCAAGGTCTACTCTGGCAACGACGACCAGGCCTTCCACCTGGTCTGCAGCGGAGGGGACGGAGTGATCTCCGTTCTGTCCAACGTGGTTCCCCGAGAGACCTCGACCATGATCAGATCCGTCCTGGACGAGGATCTGCCTGCGGCCAGAAAGGCCCATATGAAACTCTTCCCCATGATGAAGGGGCTTTTCGTGGAGACCAATCCCATACCGGTCAAGTACGCGGTGGCCCGTCTCGGCTATTGCTCTCAGGAGATACGCCTGCCTCTGGTACCCCTGTCGGAGAAAGCCAGAGACGGCCTAGACTGCCTGATGGACGAACTGGGTCTCTGA
- a CDS encoding M20 metallopeptidase family protein: MDTMVQARELSSWLIDLRREIHRRPGLDFDLEETALLVERELDEMGIPFRRHAGTGIAGRIEGNSKGPTVLLRADMDGLPVKELTGRPYSSEIPGVMHACGHDGHTACLLGAAKLLSSAKDSLEGDILLVFQPAEETSGGAKPMIDDGLLDPGKPLAALGLHVNPNLKVGTVGINPGKTMAASDMFDLVIRGEGCHGAEPHRGLDAVAIACQTVTALQQIVSRRTDPVESAVLTVGSIHGGNGRNVVASEVRLEGIIRTVDRDLREKLREETAKMAVEIPKAMGGEAEITFVQGYPPLINDRRVCSAVSLSARSILGDGSVIPMDNPSMGVDDFAYFAELCPSCYFMLGVGNGGKGISAPLHSPYFDLDESALPIGAAILAKSAATLLKEGLTDRKP; this comes from the coding sequence ATGGATACCATGGTTCAGGCCAGAGAGCTCAGCAGTTGGCTCATCGATCTTCGCCGGGAGATACACCGTAGACCGGGGCTGGATTTCGACCTGGAGGAGACGGCTCTGCTTGTAGAGAGAGAGCTCGACGAGATGGGAATACCGTTCAGAAGGCACGCCGGAACCGGGATAGCCGGAAGAATAGAGGGAAACTCCAAGGGGCCTACCGTTCTTCTCAGAGCGGACATGGACGGGCTGCCTGTAAAGGAACTGACCGGTCGACCTTACTCGTCGGAGATCCCGGGAGTCATGCACGCCTGCGGACACGACGGACACACCGCCTGCCTGCTAGGGGCGGCGAAACTGCTGAGCTCGGCTAAGGACTCCCTCGAGGGAGATATACTGCTGGTTTTTCAACCGGCGGAGGAGACCTCCGGGGGGGCCAAGCCCATGATCGACGACGGCCTGCTGGACCCGGGAAAGCCGCTGGCGGCGCTCGGGCTTCACGTAAACCCCAACCTGAAGGTCGGAACGGTGGGGATAAACCCGGGGAAGACCATGGCTGCATCGGATATGTTCGACCTGGTGATCAGAGGAGAGGGATGCCACGGAGCGGAACCCCACCGCGGACTGGACGCCGTGGCCATAGCCTGCCAGACCGTCACGGCGTTACAGCAGATAGTCAGCAGAAGGACCGACCCGGTGGAATCGGCTGTATTGACAGTGGGCTCCATCCACGGGGGCAACGGCAGGAACGTGGTTGCCTCAGAGGTCCGTCTGGAGGGAATCATAAGGACGGTGGACAGAGACCTCAGGGAAAAGCTGAGGGAGGAGACCGCCAAGATGGCAGTGGAGATCCCTAAAGCCATGGGAGGCGAGGCGGAAATAACCTTCGTGCAGGGATATCCTCCTCTGATAAACGACAGGAGGGTCTGTTCCGCCGTCTCCCTTTCGGCCCGATCCATACTGGGCGACGGTTCGGTGATACCGATGGACAATCCTTCCATGGGAGTCGACGATTTTGCATACTTCGCCGAACTCTGCCCCTCCTGCTATTTCATGCTGGGCGTAGGCAACGGAGGCAAGGGGATATCGGCACCGTTGCACAGCCCCTATTTCGACCTGGACGAATCGGCCCTCCCCATAGGAGCAGCTATACTCGCCAAATCCGCGGCAACCCTGTTGAAAGAGGGACTCACCGACCGAAAGCCTTGA